From the Desulfobulbaceae bacterium genome, the window AAATAGTCTGTATTTCCTCAAACCCAACAATTCCGGTGGCCATTGAAATGTAATCCAACCTACGAAAAATACCATTAAGTGCATACAATACATTAACCCGGAAAGTTGAGTTATCACTATCTAAATATTTCTATACAGATTTATTCTTTCCAGTAGCCTTCTTCATGGAGGGCTCGGGCAGCTCTCTCAAGTTGGGGAATAATGCTCTCGTTCTTCTTGTTGACATAATGATGTATCGGTTTTGAAAAAACAAAAGGATTAAGCTTGTGAATTTCTGAGCCCTTTTCTCCCATGCCAGCCAAAGTTTCCTCAGCACTGATATCAGTTGCCAAGGCAATATCGATTCTTCCCTGGAGAAGCATCTCAAAGAGTATCGTGTAATTGTCAACTTTTGTCGCCTCAAGACCTTTCATCTTTTCCTCAGTCCACTGCACACCGTTAATATGACCGACCTTGTACTGCTTCAAGATGGCATCATTGTAGGAGGTAATGTCATGTCTTACCGTATAGACTGCACCGTTAAGATCCATTAGCTTCACATTAACCCGCCTCAGGTTTGGGTAGCGTTCCAGCACTGAAGGAACTCGACCAACATCACCGTCTGAAGTTCCTTCATTGGCACTGGAGAGTGAGCGCTTATGTGGCATGACAACAAATTGAGCTTTAATGCCTGCTTTATCGTAGACAGCTTTGGTACGGTCCCTGACCAGTTCATGAAAACGCGTGCCGGAGCTATAACTTATTATATAAGTTTTCTCGCTGGCAGTTACTGGGGAGTGAATCACTAGTTGTGAAACAAAAACAAAAAGAGATAAAATACACGTCTTGGCAGTTTTCATAACACGTCCTCTTTCATAAATTATGTGGATGGTCTTATCTTATCCAACGTAACTATCACTGAGCAGAGATATCTTATGGGGCAAGCACCTTACGAAGCAGTTGAGCTATGGTTATTTTAGAGAGTGGTTTATTGGCAAACTCTCTTATGCCGATAAATTTAGCACTTTTCTCATCAATGAGAGTGCTATAACCCGTGCAGAGGATTATAGGCATGTGTGGTCTGATTTGCAGAATCCTTCTAGCTAGATCAGAACCTGTCATTCCAGGCATAGTTTGATCGGTAATGATGACGTCAAAGCTGTCCGGAGAATTTTGAAAAACCTCCAGAGCTTCAAGACTAGACATTTTGACCGTAACATCATATCCGAGTCTCTCGAGCATCTCCTTGCCCATTTCAGCTAGAATATCCTCATCATCAACAAAGAGGATATGCCCTTCACCTTGCGGAATAGTTTCAGACATCTCTTCAGCTTCTTTAACGTCACCGTCAGAGACCGGAAAAAAGACATGAAATGTGGTGCCTTTTCCCAGAATACTTTCAACTTTAATGTCACCCCCGTACTCATTGACTATGCCATGAATAATTGCCAAGCCCATACCCGTTCCCCTGCCAACTTCTTTTGTGGTGAAATACGGATCAAAGATTTTATTAATCACATCAGGGCCAATACCACTCCCCGTGTCAGCGACAACCAGCTCAATATATTCGCCTGAATTTCCATGAGAAGTTTTCAGCTCCGCAACAGACTCAATCGAAGCTGATTTCAAAGCTATGGACAGTGTTCCACCTTTCTCTTCCATGGCATGGTAGGCATTGGTACAGAGATTCATTAGAATTTGATGAATCTGGGTCGGGTCGGCCAAAACATTGCCACATTCTGAATCAATATCATCTCTGATCTCTATAGTTGTTGGAATCGATGACCGGAGCATCTTCAGCGATTCTTTTATGATTGGTTGGATGGCAATGGGAATGAGATCAACTTGAGACTGGCGACTGAAGGTAAGAATTTGCTTAACCAACTCTTTTGCCCTGTGACTGGCAATTAGGACCTTGTCAAGGTCCCTGGCTATGGAAGAACCCTGAGGTGCATCATCACGAGCCATCTCAGAATAACCAAGAATTGCCCCAAGAAGATTATTGAAATCATGGGCAATGCCCCCAGCGAGGGTGCCTATCGCTTCCATCTTATAAGCCTGCCTGAGCTTTACCTCCAAGTCGGCCTTCTGCTTTTCAGCTATTTTTATCTCATTAAACTGCCTCTCAAGCTCCTTGTTCATTTCAGTCAGTGAGTTTTCACGCAATTGTATCTTTCTCGCCATGTCGTCAAATTTTTCTACAATGACGGCAAATTCTTTTTGTGGGAAATCTTTACTTTCTTCTCTATAGTCTCCTGAGCTTATGTAGCCGATACGCCGGAGTAGATAATCAAGGGGAGACTGCAACATTTTTTCCAGCAATAGCTTAGTACTTATCATTAGCCCTAATGCTACAACCAATACTAAGAAGATGGATGACATAATGACATTAGTATTTTCTCTTTTTTGTAAAACAGAACTTAAATATAAATCAACCTGAGCTATTTCCAGCTTTTTATGGAAAATGCTGAATGATTTTCTTATGAAACCATGGCTTGTCGGATCTCCATACTCAAAAAGAGTATCCCCTTTGGTGTCAGATATTTTCAGGTACGCAACCTGTTCATTATGGCCAATAACATTGCCTATTTTTTTGATTGTACTGGTATCTAATTTCCAAATCGGGACTTCCAAGCTCTCATTGAGAATTATGACAAACTCTTCGGCTTTTGCTTCCAGCGCCGCTTGCGAACTATGGGAAAGGTATAGATACGTGAGACCTATGGCAAGAATTGAGAAAAGTACCACCAAGCCGATAAGGGGTACCGTGATTTGTCTGGCTAAGGTTCCTTTATTGTGCGGGGGGTGTTGGCTAGCCATATTTTTTCGATTGTGTGTGGTATGAGGCATTTGCTCTGTTAAAAATGATTCCATTTTTCTGGGAGATATTTTGAGAAAATTTGATCGAAGGTGCCGTTCTGGACAAGGGCGTTTGTTGCCTGTATGAGCTTTTCTTTTTTATCCTGATTTGTTGACTTTCTTGAAAAGTGGAGCCAGTCTTCGGTCGAATTAATAAAAAAAGGTTCGCCAATCTGGTTGAGCTCGACCCCCTGTTTTTGGAGTTCATAATACAGGGTAGCCGCAGTCCCAATCACAGCATCAAGCCTTTTGGCCATCAGTAGTTTTATGCCATGGTTATAATTATCAACGGAAAATTTTTTCAGGGTGGTGTCATCATCAAAACGGGGTTCAAAGGATCCACCTAAACGCACTCCTATTTCCAGTGGCTTAAGGTCTTCGTATGAGTGGATCTCTGTCCCGGAAAGACCAACAACGATAATGTCAAGTTTTCCCCATTTGGCGATAGGTTCGCCTGACTTTTCGCTCGTCTTACTTCGATAAAAAATAGCAAAATCGGCAACACCCGTTTCCAGATTTTCAATCATCCTCTTATAAGGCACAAGTTGAATGTCTATTTCCTCGCCCATCTCATTGGAAATGGCTTTAATTATCTCAAACTCAATGCCGCCAATCTTACCGTCTTTGTCAAGATAACCCCATGGTGCAATGTCAAAGATTGCTGCTTTCAAGCCCTGAGCCTGAGAAACGGGGGGGGCACTGATGACGCCAGTTACAATGATAAAGCATACGATGACTGGGATAAAAATCCCAGCTAGTAGGGTCTTAAAGAACAACAGGTTTCTACTCATTTGATCCTCCGAAAAACAGTATCTAGTATTTTACTTAAAAAGCCTCCAGAAGTGGGGACGGTGTTTGTGCCCACGCGCATGAGCTCGACTAATCGATCAGCTTAAACTCAGCAAGTTTGCTGTATAGCTCCTTCGGACTTACTGGCTTTGTGAGGTAGGCGTTACAGTTAGCTGCTATTGCTCTTGCTATTGTTTTTTCATCATGCAAAGCGGTAACCATTATTATTTTGGCCTTATTTTCCAGGGTAATATTCTGCTCATCTTCTATCTTTCTTATTTTGCTGAGCGCTTCAATCCCATCCATATTGGGCATCATAATATCAAGAAGAATCAAGTTGTACGGGTCCTCTGCCTGTAATTCCGTCTTATAAGCCACAATTGCTTCTACGCCATCAACCGCCACATCTGTTTTCCCATAATCCATAAGAAACTCAATAAGGACAAGGCGGGACATTAAATCATCATCAACAATAAGTGTTCTCATCAGAATTTCACCTAACTATCTCTATGTTACGGTTAGCAGGAGGCATCAAGCACCTTCCTGACCAGCTTGGCAATGACCTCTTTGGAGAGGGGTTTCAGGGCAAACTCTTTTATTCCAAGAGCCTTTGCCGAATCTTCATCGATCTGGTTGCTGAAACCAGTACAGAGAATAATCGGAATATCCCATCGAAGCTGCAACATTCGACGGGCAAGGTCTGAACCGGTCATCTCCGGCATGGTCTGGTCGGTTATAATCAGGTCAAATGTGTCCGGTGTATTTTGGAAAGTTGTTAATGCTTCGATACTGCTATGTCTAACGGTAACATGGTAGCCCAACCTTTCGAGCACATCTTTGCCCATCTCAGCAAGAAGTTCCTCATCATCAATTAAGAGTATTCGTTCATTACCTTTAGGCAGGTATTGAGATTCTAGTATTTCTGGTATTGCGTCCTTTTGAATTGTTGGAAAGTAGGCGTGGAAGGTTGAGCCTTTACCTCGCCGGCTTTCAACTGTGATTGCGCCTTTGTATCCTTTCATTATTCCGTGGATAATTGATAGACCCATTCCTGTACCTTTGCCAATTTCCTTGGTTGTAAAAAACGGGTCAAATATTTTGTCAATCACGTCACCTCCGATGCCGATACCGGTATCGGACACGGTAAGTTTAACATATTCACCAAGTTCGAGCTGTAAAAGTTTAGCTTGATCATCTGTGTCGATCAAGGTGTTCTTTAAAGAAACTGAAAGTTCTCCGCCGGTATCTTCCATGGCATGATAGGCATTCGTACACAAATTCATCAAGATCTGATGTATCTGGGTTGGGTCAGCCAGGATAACTCCACAGTTTGGATCAATGTCTGTGGTTATGCTAATTGTGGAGGGAATTGAAGAGCGAAGCATTGTCAGCCCCTCTTTAATAAGCGGCTTTATACTTAACGGCATATTGACAGCCTGGGCCTGTCGGCTGAAGGCTAGGATCTGCTTTACTAAGTTCTTGGCACGGTCGGCTGCTGTAGAGATTTTCTCAAGGTCCTTTTGATAGCTTGTTCCAGCAGGTGCATCTTCTTTTGCCATACTGGCATAGCCAATAATCACTCCGAGAATATTATTGAAATCATGGGCAATGCCACCGGCAAGTGTGCCGATGGCTTCCAGTTTCTGAGCTTGGATGAGCCTTGCTTCAAGCTTGCTTTTTTCTTCTGCAAATCGTTTTTGTTTAACAGCATCCCAGGTGCTGGCGAAATAAAGCTGGATCTGTCGGGTGTCGGCATCGTTGTAGGGTTCTGTCTTATTGCCTACACCAATTATTGCAGTGATTTTATCATTGTCAAAAATAGGTACACTCATATGCCTCCTGATTGGAAAGTGCCCATCAGGATAGCCTTTTTTTTCTGGATGATTGGGGTAGTCGTTATGTATAACAGTCTTTCCTGCCCGTACGCAATCGGCCCAGATTCCTGCTCTGTCAAGCGGGTAGTGCGGTGTTTTTTGAGCGGTGCATAGTTTAAGTGTATCTCTTGACCATGAGTTTAAAGAGATATGTGTTTGGTCGTCATCAATGAAATGAAGATACCCACATTCACTTTGGGTCATACGCACAGCCTCTTCAAGGGCATAATCAAGAAGGTCTTTCTCTGGTAAAGACTTCTTTTCATAAAGAGACAGTAGAGATTGAAGTCTCGATTCATTTAATTCTCGTTCATACTCAATGCGCCTGGCATCGGTAACATCTTTAAAGATGCAGGCAAATTGATTTTTAGTCGGACAGTACGCCGTCACGGCAAAATGTTTATTAAGCTCGTGTGCATAATTGACAAAGGAGATGTGTTCTCCCGTTAAGGCAACTTTGCCATAGGTTTCAATCCATAGTTTTTCGGTGCTCGGTAGAACCTCAAGAACGGTCTTGCCAATTATATCTGCAGCCTTTAGGCCTGTTTGTTCTTCAAAAGCTGGATTTACTGCTAAAAATCGATAGTCAACAGGTGTGCCTGAGGTGTCGCAAAGTATCTCATGCAGAGCAAATCCATCAAGCATCTCATTAAACAATGATAGATATTTTGTGTTCGCTTCTTTTAACTTGGCGGTACGTTCATCAACTAGATTTTCAAGATTGTCGGTTTTGAGCTTCAGTTTGCACGACATTATGTTGAAGGCATCTGCCAACTCAGATAAATCTTTAAGGAAAGGTATTTTGATTTTCACACCTACCTCTTCTTCCCCATTGCTGATTTTACGGGCCATCCCTCTAAGTTTCTGCAATGGCTGATAAACAAAAAAATTGAAGGT encodes:
- a CDS encoding response regulator → MRTLIVDDDLMSRLVLIEFLMDYGKTDVAVDGVEAIVAYKTELQAEDPYNLILLDIMMPNMDGIEALSKIRKIEDEQNITLENKAKIIMVTALHDEKTIARAIAANCNAYLTKPVSPKELYSKLAEFKLID
- a CDS encoding transporter substrate-binding domain-containing protein yields the protein MSRNLLFFKTLLAGIFIPVIVCFIIVTGVISAPPVSQAQGLKAAIFDIAPWGYLDKDGKIGGIEFEIIKAISNEMGEEIDIQLVPYKRMIENLETGVADFAIFYRSKTSEKSGEPIAKWGKLDIIVVGLSGTEIHSYEDLKPLEIGVRLGGSFEPRFDDDTTLKKFSVDNYNHGIKLLMAKRLDAVIGTAATLYYELQKQGVELNQIGEPFFINSTEDWLHFSRKSTNQDKKEKLIQATNALVQNGTFDQIFSKYLPEKWNHF
- a CDS encoding DUF3365 domain-containing protein, which produces MKYKISLATFFNLTTAIMILVVTIFLVYHNRNDARERALEEAKAKAEIILDRNLAIHTYFAKQLKPSVFKLTDQYRSNDYFDTRWMSSTYAVREIDKYSQSSKLNGFYYKECAINARSPENEADIFEKAFLQELNNKPELNEKSLIRKFGDKEFLVYLKRGEAMDEACLRCHSVPSEAPAGLVEFYGPERSFGRNVGEVVSAISIKIPLSEAYAKADKHSLYTSMIMLLSLLFFLLVQSLTFNFFVYQPLQKLRGMARKISNGEEEVGVKIKIPFLKDLSELADAFNIMSCKLKLKTDNLENLVDERTAKLKEANTKYLSLFNEMLDGFALHEILCDTSGTPVDYRFLAVNPAFEEQTGLKAADIIGKTVLEVLPSTEKLWIETYGKVALTGEHISFVNYAHELNKHFAVTAYCPTKNQFACIFKDVTDARRIEYERELNESRLQSLLSLYEKKSLPEKDLLDYALEEAVRMTQSECGYLHFIDDDQTHISLNSWSRDTLKLCTAQKTPHYPLDRAGIWADCVRAGKTVIHNDYPNHPEKKGYPDGHFPIRRHMSVPIFDNDKITAIIGVGNKTEPYNDADTRQIQLYFASTWDAVKQKRFAEEKSKLEARLIQAQKLEAIGTLAGGIAHDFNNILGVIIGYASMAKEDAPAGTSYQKDLEKISTAADRAKNLVKQILAFSRQAQAVNMPLSIKPLIKEGLTMLRSSIPSTISITTDIDPNCGVILADPTQIHQILMNLCTNAYHAMEDTGGELSVSLKNTLIDTDDQAKLLQLELGEYVKLTVSDTGIGIGGDVIDKIFDPFFTTKEIGKGTGMGLSIIHGIMKGYKGAITVESRRGKGSTFHAYFPTIQKDAIPEILESQYLPKGNERILLIDDEELLAEMGKDVLERLGYHVTVRHSSIEALTTFQNTPDTFDLIITDQTMPEMTGSDLARRMLQLRWDIPIILCTGFSNQIDEDSAKALGIKEFALKPLSKEVIAKLVRKVLDASC
- a CDS encoding response regulator; translation: MESFLTEQMPHTTHNRKNMASQHPPHNKGTLARQITVPLIGLVVLFSILAIGLTYLYLSHSSQAALEAKAEEFVIILNESLEVPIWKLDTSTIKKIGNVIGHNEQVAYLKISDTKGDTLFEYGDPTSHGFIRKSFSIFHKKLEIAQVDLYLSSVLQKRENTNVIMSSIFLVLVVALGLMISTKLLLEKMLQSPLDYLLRRIGYISSGDYREESKDFPQKEFAVIVEKFDDMARKIQLRENSLTEMNKELERQFNEIKIAEKQKADLEVKLRQAYKMEAIGTLAGGIAHDFNNLLGAILGYSEMARDDAPQGSSIARDLDKVLIASHRAKELVKQILTFSRQSQVDLIPIAIQPIIKESLKMLRSSIPTTIEIRDDIDSECGNVLADPTQIHQILMNLCTNAYHAMEEKGGTLSIALKSASIESVAELKTSHGNSGEYIELVVADTGSGIGPDVINKIFDPYFTTKEVGRGTGMGLAIIHGIVNEYGGDIKVESILGKGTTFHVFFPVSDGDVKEAEEMSETIPQGEGHILFVDDEDILAEMGKEMLERLGYDVTVKMSSLEALEVFQNSPDSFDVIITDQTMPGMTGSDLARRILQIRPHMPIILCTGYSTLIDEKSAKFIGIREFANKPLSKITIAQLLRKVLAP
- a CDS encoding transporter substrate-binding domain-containing protein, coding for MKTAKTCILSLFVFVSQLVIHSPVTASEKTYIISYSSGTRFHELVRDRTKAVYDKAGIKAQFVVMPHKRSLSSANEGTSDGDVGRVPSVLERYPNLRRVNVKLMDLNGAVYTVRHDITSYNDAILKQYKVGHINGVQWTEEKMKGLEATKVDNYTILFEMLLQGRIDIALATDISAEETLAGMGEKGSEIHKLNPFVFSKPIHHYVNKKNESIIPQLERAARALHEEGYWKE